Proteins encoded in a region of the Lathamus discolor isolate bLatDis1 chromosome Z, bLatDis1.hap1, whole genome shotgun sequence genome:
- the TMED7 gene encoding transmembrane emp24 domain-containing protein 7, giving the protein MLLWGSRASGPWARLPLLFVVALAACAARASEITFELPDNAKQCFYEEIAQGTKCTLEFQVITGGHYDVDCRLEDPDGIVLYKEMKKQYDSFTFTASRNGTYKFCFSNEFSTFTHKTVYFDFQVGEDPPLFPSENRVTALTQMESACVSIHEALKSVIDYQTHFRLREAQGRSRAEDLNTRVAYWSIGEAIILLVVSIGQVFLLKSFFSDKRTTTTRVGS; this is encoded by the exons atgctgctgtggggctccCGGGCCTCGGGGCCGTGGGCCCGCCTGCCGCTGTTGTTTGTGGTAGCGCTTGCGGCCTGCGCGGCGCGGGCTTCCGAGATCACGTTCGAGCTGCCCGACAACGCCAAGCAGTGCTTCTACGAGGAGATCGCCCAGGGCACCAAGTGCACCCTCGAGTTCCAG gTGATCACTGGAGGTCATTATGATGTTGACTGTCGGTTGGAAGATCCTGATGGCATTGTATTATACaaagagatgaagaaacaatatGATAGCTTCACGTTTACTGCATCCAGGAACGGAACATACAAATTCTGCTTCAGCAATGAATTCTCTACTTTCACACACAAAACTGTGTACTTTGATTTCCAGGTTGGAGAAGATCCACCACTGTTTCCTAGTGAGAACAGAGTAACTGCACTTACCCAG ATGGAGTCTGCATGTGTTTCAATTCATGAAGCTTTGAAGTCTGTCATCGATTATCAGACTCATTTCCGCTTGAGAGAAGCGCAGGGCCGCAGCAGAGCTGAGGATTTAAACACAAGGGTGGCCTACTGGTCAATAGGGGAAGCAATCATTCTTCTTGTCGTTAGTATCGGGCAGGTATTTCTCCTCAAAAGCTTCTTCTCAGATAAAAGAACCACGACAACCCGTGTTGGATCATAA